The genome window CCGCCGCCGCGCCCAGCTCGTGCTCGTCGTCCAGGCGGGCGTCTCGCTCGCCGCGCCGTACGCGATGCTCGCCGGGGTGATCGCCCTCGTCGCGCGGAACGAGGTGGTGCAGCCGTTCCTCGGCGAGGCGCTGATCAGCCACTTCGCGCTCGCGTTCGCCACCGGCTCGATCGCCACCGCGCGCACGATCGGGCCGTGGCGGTCGATGCTCCGGCTCCTCCCCGAGCGGCCCCGCTCCCTCGTGCTCGGTACGGCCGCCGCGCTCGGCATCATGCTCGTCGCCGGCATGGCGCTCGTGCTCGGCGCGATCACGGTCAGCTTCGGGGAGATCCGCCGGCTCACCGACGCCCTCGACCCCGGGTTCATCGGCGGGCTGCTGCTGCTCATCGTCGAGGCGCTCTACCTGGCGAACGCCGCCATCTGGAGCCTGGCGTACATGGCCGGGCCGGGGTTCGCGGTCGGCGCCGGGACCCTGGTCGCCCCCACCGGGGTGAAGCTCGGCGCGGTGCCCAGCCTGCCGCTGCTGGGGGCGCTCCCGTCGTCGGGCGCCGCGCCGGCCTGGGCGCTGACGGTGGTGGCCGTGCCGTTCGCCGCCGGCGTGGTCGCCGGGGTGGTGGTGGCGCGGGTCGCGCCCACGGCGTCGCTCGAGGCCGCCCCGCTCTGGGGGGTCGGCTGCGGCGTGACCACGGGCGCGGCCGCTGGCCTGCTGGCGCTCCTCTCCGGCGGGCCGCTCGGCGGGGCGCGGCTGACCGTGATCGGCCCGTCCGCGTGGGAGGTGGCGTTCTCCGTCGCCCTGGAGGTGGGCGTCTCGGCCGGCATCTCCGCGGGCTTCGTGAACTGGTGGCTGGTCGGGCGGCGCCCGGCCGGCGAACCCGATCGGGAGCGCGTCTCCGCGCTCCGCGCCGTGCTGCGGCGGCTCCGCCGGGGCCGGGACCGGGCGCTCCCCGGGCACTGGCTCGACGCCGCCGAGGCGGACACCCAGCCGCTGCCGGTGATCAGGGACGACCGGGCCGGCGACCCGGTGGCCGGGACCGCCGGGGAGGCCGCGCGGGCGAACCGGATCGCGCCCGCGCAGCCCGGGCGCCCGGAGATCGTGGACGAGACCGACGACCGCGGCGGCCACGTCATCTACGTCGACCCGTACGCCTG of Thermobispora bispora DSM 43833 contains these proteins:
- a CDS encoding DUF6350 family protein produces the protein MTVLFDQFKNAPRVVLQRLGDEEEARRPLPVSGVLAAVWTLGVGLAVLTTLTLIGWMAAPRGAFAEGLPGVFRTACLIWLAAHHTGFAIPGGAVGMLPLGLMALPGFLLYRAGLWMARDADLRVRIPVRSSEESPEDAENTRRRAQLVLVVQAGVSLAAPYAMLAGVIALVARNEVVQPFLGEALISHFALAFATGSIATARTIGPWRSMLRLLPERPRSLVLGTAAALGIMLVAGMALVLGAITVSFGEIRRLTDALDPGFIGGLLLLIVEALYLANAAIWSLAYMAGPGFAVGAGTLVAPTGVKLGAVPSLPLLGALPSSGAAPAWALTVVAVPFAAGVVAGVVVARVAPTASLEAAPLWGVGCGVTTGAAAGLLALLSGGPLGGARLTVIGPSAWEVAFSVALEVGVSAGISAGFVNWWLVGRRPAGEPDRERVSALRAVLRRLRRGRDRALPGHWLDAAEADTQPLPVIRDDRAGDPVAGTAGEAARANRIAPAQPGRPEIVDETDDRGGHVIYVDPYAWDKN